One Pseudorca crassidens isolate mPseCra1 chromosome 21, mPseCra1.hap1, whole genome shotgun sequence DNA segment encodes these proteins:
- the STOX2 gene encoding storkhead-box protein 2 isoform X4, whose amino-acid sequence MSPISQSQFIPLGEILCLAISAMNSARKPVTQEALMEHLTTCFPGVPTPSQEILRHTLNTLVRERKIYPTPDGYFIVTPQTYFITPSLIRTNSKWYHLDERIPDRSQCTSPQPGTITPSASGCVRERTLPRNHCDSCHCCREDVHGVHTATLQRKTAKDCKDPYCPPSLCQVPPTEKSKNTVNFSYKTETLSKPKDSEKQSKKFGLKLFRLSFKKDKTKQLANFSAQFPPEEWPLRDEDTPTTIPREVEMEIIRRINPDLTVENVMRHTALMKKLEEEKAHRSKAGSSAHHSGRSKKSRTHRKSHGKSRSHSKTRVSKGDPSDGSHLDIPGEREYDFCDPLTRAPREGCFIIEHKGDNFIMHSNANVIESHFPMTPEWDVSGELAKRRTEMPFPEPSRGSSHSKVHRSHSHTQDRRSRNERSNKAKERSRSMDNSKGPLGASSLGMPEDLAEGCSQDDQTPSQSYIDDSTLRPAQTVSHQRAHISSTSYKEVCIPEIVSGSKEPPSACSLLEPGKLPESLPSFGELNSCPTKTAADDYFQCNTSSETVLTAPSPLGKNKEDHDTLTLAEGVKKLPLSDRQAPHPSREPVGHKEESPKGPGGGPAASGAVAEGIANGRLIQHHSAEPSSLDKRKEIFSKDTLFKPLHSTLSVNSYHKSSLSVLKSHQKTPADTLPGRCEKLEPSLGTSAAQAMPASQRQQESVGNQEASFDYYNVSDDDESEEGANKNTEEEKNRDDVGTMQWLLEREKERDLQRKFEKNLTLLAPKETDSSSNQRATHSARLDSMDSSSITVDSGFNSPRTRESLASNTSSIVESNRRQNPTWSPAHGGAGPAFNFRTSTDSPTNEAEKLQKPSSCLQASVTSV is encoded by the exons GTGTTCCCACCCCAAGCCAAGAAATTCTCCGGCATACGCTGAACACGCTGGTCCGGGAGCGGAAGATCTACCCGACTCCAGATGGCTACTTCATCGTAACCCCGCAGACCTATTTCATAACTCCTTCCCTCATAAGAACTAACAGTAAATGGTACCATTTGGATGAGAGGATACCTGACAGGTCTCAGTGTACCTCTCCCCAGCCCGGGACCATCACGCCCTCTGCCTCAGGCTGCGTCAGGGAAAGAACGTTGCCCAGGAACCACTGCGACTCTTGCCACTGCTGTAGGGAAGATGTGCACGGCGTGCACACGGCCACCCTGCAGAGGAAGACCGCCAAGGACTGCAAAGACCCGTactgccctccttccctctgccagGTGCCACCCACTGAAAAGAGCAAAAATACTGTCAACTTTTCGTATAAGACGGAAACTCTCTCCAAACCTAAAGATAGTGAAAAGCAGTCCAAAAAATTCGGACTCAAGTTATTCCGgctcagttttaaaaaagacaagACCAAACAGCTAGCCAATTTTTCCGCCCAGTTTCCTcccgaagagtggcccctgcgaGATGAGGACACGCCAACTACTATCCCTCGGGAGGTGGAAATGGAGATCATTAGGCGTATTAACCCAGACTTGACCGTGGAAAATGTCATGAGGCACACTGCACTAATGAAGAAACTTGAAGAAGAGAAAGCGCATAGGAGTAAAGCCGGGTCCTCCGCCCATCACAGCGGAAGAAGTAAAAAGAGTCGGACTCATCGCAAGTCCCACGGAAAGTCTCGGTCGCACAGCAAGACGCGAGTGTCCAAAGGAGACCCGTCAGATGGCTCCCATCTGGACATCCCGGGTGAAAGAGAGTATGACTTTTGCGATCCTCTTACCAGGGCTCCCCGGGAAGGCTGCTTCATCATCGAACACAAAGGTGATAACTTCATCATGCATAGCAATGCGAACGTGATTGAGTCTCATTTCCCCATGACTCCGGAATGGGACGTGTCTGGGGAACTGGCCAAAAGGAGAACTGAGATGCCTTTTCCTGAGCCTTCCCGGGGAAGCTCCCACTCAAAAGTGCACCGAAGCCACAGCCATACCCAGGACCGAAGGTCCAGGAATGAGAGATCCAACAAGGCCAAGGAGAGGTCCAGATCCATGGATAACTCTAAAGGTCCTCTGGGTGCTTCTTCTCTGGGGATGCCTGAAGACCTGGCTGAAGGCTGTAGCCAAGACGACCAGACCCCCAGCCAATCCTACATTGACGACAGTACTTTAAGGCCTGCACAGACTGTCAGTCATCAAAGGGCTCACATTTCGTCCACAAGCTACAAAGAGGTGTGTATTCCAGAAATAGTCAGTGGCAGCAAGGAACCTCCCAGTGCTTGCAGCCTCTTGGAGCCAGGCAAACTGCCCGAGAGTTTGCCATCCTTTGGTGAACTCAACTCTTGTCCAACAAAAACAGCTGCAGATGACTATTTCCAGTGTAACACCTCCAGCGAGACGGTGCTCACGGCGCCGTCACCTCTGGGAAAGAACAAAGAGGACCATGACACTCTGACCCTGGCGGAAGGGGTGAAAAAGCTGCCTCTGTCTGACAGGCAGGCCCCACatccctccagggagcctgtagGACACAAGGAGGAGTCGCCAAAGGGGCCGGGCGGGGGCCCAGCGGCTTCGGGCGCTGTGGCCGAAGGGATTGCCAATGGACGCCTCATCCAGCATCACAGTGCCGAGCCCAGCAGCCTggacaagaggaaagagatattcaGCAAAGACACACTGTTCAAACCTCTTCACAGCACCTTGTCTGTAAACAGctatcacaaatcaagcctgtcTGTCCTCAAATCTCACCAGAAGACACCTGCGGACACACTGCCAGGCCGATGTGAGAAACTGGAGCCGTCCCTAGGGACCTCGGCTGCACAAGCCATGCCAGCTTCCCAGCGTCAGCAGGAGTCAGTGGGGAACCAGGAGGCCTCTTTTGACTATTACAACGTCTCTGATGATGATGAGTCTGAGGAAGGGGCAAACAAGAacacagaggaggagaaaaacagagacGATGTGGGAACCATGCAGTGGCTCctggaaagggagaaggaaagagacttGCAGAGGAAATTTGAGAAGAACCTCACCCTCCTTGCCCCAAAGGAGACCGACAGCAGCAGCAACCAGAGGGCCACCCATTCGGCGCGTCTGGACAGCATGGACAGCAGCAGTATCACGGTGGACAGTGGATTCAACTCCCCACG CACTCGGGAGAGCCTGGCTTCCAACACATCAAGCATTGTTGAAAGTAACCGTCGTCAGAACCCTACCTGGAGCCCGGCCCACGGTGGAGCTGGCCCGGCCTTCAATTTCCGAACAAGTACGGACAGCCCCACAAATGAAGCTGAGAAATTACAGAAACCTTCCAGCTGCTTGCAAGCTTCTGTTACTAGCGTGTGA
- the STOX2 gene encoding storkhead-box protein 2 isoform X3 — protein sequence MGDVSPISMSPISQSQFIPLGEILCLAISAMNSARKPVTQEALMEHLTTCFPGVPTPSQEILRHTLNTLVRERKIYPTPDGYFIVTPQTYFITPSLIRTNSKWYHLDERIPDRSQCTSPQPGTITPSASGCVRERTLPRNHCDSCHCCREDVHGVHTATLQRKTAKDCKDPYCPPSLCQVPPTEKSKNTVNFSYKTETLSKPKDSEKQSKKFGLKLFRLSFKKDKTKQLANFSAQFPPEEWPLRDEDTPTTIPREVEMEIIRRINPDLTVENVMRHTALMKKLEEEKAHRSKAGSSAHHSGRSKKSRTHRKSHGKSRSHSKTRVSKGDPSDGSHLDIPGEREYDFCDPLTRAPREGCFIIEHKGDNFIMHSNANVIESHFPMTPEWDVSGELAKRRTEMPFPEPSRGSSHSKVHRSHSHTQDRRSRNERSNKAKERSRSMDNSKGPLGASSLGMPEDLAEGCSQDDQTPSQSYIDDSTLRPAQTVSHQRAHISSTSYKEVCIPEIVSGSKEPPSACSLLEPGKLPESLPSFGELNSCPTKTAADDYFQCNTSSETVLTAPSPLGKNKEDHDTLTLAEGVKKLPLSDRQAPHPSREPVGHKEESPKGPGGGPAASGAVAEGIANGRLIQHHSAEPSSLDKRKEIFSKDTLFKPLHSTLSVNSYHKSSLSVLKSHQKTPADTLPGRCEKLEPSLGTSAAQAMPASQRQQESVGNQEASFDYYNVSDDDESEEGANKNTEEEKNRDDVGTMQWLLEREKERDLQRKFEKNLTLLAPKETDSSSNQRATHSARLDSMDSSSITVDSGFNSPRTRESLASNTSSIVESNRRQNPTWSPAHGGAGPAFNFRTSTDSPTNEAEKLQKPSSCLQASVTSV from the exons GTGTTCCCACCCCAAGCCAAGAAATTCTCCGGCATACGCTGAACACGCTGGTCCGGGAGCGGAAGATCTACCCGACTCCAGATGGCTACTTCATCGTAACCCCGCAGACCTATTTCATAACTCCTTCCCTCATAAGAACTAACAGTAAATGGTACCATTTGGATGAGAGGATACCTGACAGGTCTCAGTGTACCTCTCCCCAGCCCGGGACCATCACGCCCTCTGCCTCAGGCTGCGTCAGGGAAAGAACGTTGCCCAGGAACCACTGCGACTCTTGCCACTGCTGTAGGGAAGATGTGCACGGCGTGCACACGGCCACCCTGCAGAGGAAGACCGCCAAGGACTGCAAAGACCCGTactgccctccttccctctgccagGTGCCACCCACTGAAAAGAGCAAAAATACTGTCAACTTTTCGTATAAGACGGAAACTCTCTCCAAACCTAAAGATAGTGAAAAGCAGTCCAAAAAATTCGGACTCAAGTTATTCCGgctcagttttaaaaaagacaagACCAAACAGCTAGCCAATTTTTCCGCCCAGTTTCCTcccgaagagtggcccctgcgaGATGAGGACACGCCAACTACTATCCCTCGGGAGGTGGAAATGGAGATCATTAGGCGTATTAACCCAGACTTGACCGTGGAAAATGTCATGAGGCACACTGCACTAATGAAGAAACTTGAAGAAGAGAAAGCGCATAGGAGTAAAGCCGGGTCCTCCGCCCATCACAGCGGAAGAAGTAAAAAGAGTCGGACTCATCGCAAGTCCCACGGAAAGTCTCGGTCGCACAGCAAGACGCGAGTGTCCAAAGGAGACCCGTCAGATGGCTCCCATCTGGACATCCCGGGTGAAAGAGAGTATGACTTTTGCGATCCTCTTACCAGGGCTCCCCGGGAAGGCTGCTTCATCATCGAACACAAAGGTGATAACTTCATCATGCATAGCAATGCGAACGTGATTGAGTCTCATTTCCCCATGACTCCGGAATGGGACGTGTCTGGGGAACTGGCCAAAAGGAGAACTGAGATGCCTTTTCCTGAGCCTTCCCGGGGAAGCTCCCACTCAAAAGTGCACCGAAGCCACAGCCATACCCAGGACCGAAGGTCCAGGAATGAGAGATCCAACAAGGCCAAGGAGAGGTCCAGATCCATGGATAACTCTAAAGGTCCTCTGGGTGCTTCTTCTCTGGGGATGCCTGAAGACCTGGCTGAAGGCTGTAGCCAAGACGACCAGACCCCCAGCCAATCCTACATTGACGACAGTACTTTAAGGCCTGCACAGACTGTCAGTCATCAAAGGGCTCACATTTCGTCCACAAGCTACAAAGAGGTGTGTATTCCAGAAATAGTCAGTGGCAGCAAGGAACCTCCCAGTGCTTGCAGCCTCTTGGAGCCAGGCAAACTGCCCGAGAGTTTGCCATCCTTTGGTGAACTCAACTCTTGTCCAACAAAAACAGCTGCAGATGACTATTTCCAGTGTAACACCTCCAGCGAGACGGTGCTCACGGCGCCGTCACCTCTGGGAAAGAACAAAGAGGACCATGACACTCTGACCCTGGCGGAAGGGGTGAAAAAGCTGCCTCTGTCTGACAGGCAGGCCCCACatccctccagggagcctgtagGACACAAGGAGGAGTCGCCAAAGGGGCCGGGCGGGGGCCCAGCGGCTTCGGGCGCTGTGGCCGAAGGGATTGCCAATGGACGCCTCATCCAGCATCACAGTGCCGAGCCCAGCAGCCTggacaagaggaaagagatattcaGCAAAGACACACTGTTCAAACCTCTTCACAGCACCTTGTCTGTAAACAGctatcacaaatcaagcctgtcTGTCCTCAAATCTCACCAGAAGACACCTGCGGACACACTGCCAGGCCGATGTGAGAAACTGGAGCCGTCCCTAGGGACCTCGGCTGCACAAGCCATGCCAGCTTCCCAGCGTCAGCAGGAGTCAGTGGGGAACCAGGAGGCCTCTTTTGACTATTACAACGTCTCTGATGATGATGAGTCTGAGGAAGGGGCAAACAAGAacacagaggaggagaaaaacagagacGATGTGGGAACCATGCAGTGGCTCctggaaagggagaaggaaagagacttGCAGAGGAAATTTGAGAAGAACCTCACCCTCCTTGCCCCAAAGGAGACCGACAGCAGCAGCAACCAGAGGGCCACCCATTCGGCGCGTCTGGACAGCATGGACAGCAGCAGTATCACGGTGGACAGTGGATTCAACTCCCCACG CACTCGGGAGAGCCTGGCTTCCAACACATCAAGCATTGTTGAAAGTAACCGTCGTCAGAACCCTACCTGGAGCCCGGCCCACGGTGGAGCTGGCCCGGCCTTCAATTTCCGAACAAGTACGGACAGCCCCACAAATGAAGCTGAGAAATTACAGAAACCTTCCAGCTGCTTGCAAGCTTCTGTTACTAGCGTGTGA
- the STOX2 gene encoding storkhead-box protein 2 isoform X2, which yields MEPVQKGSGDVSPISMSPISQSQFIPLGEILCLAISAMNSARKPVTQEALMEHLTTCFPGVPTPSQEILRHTLNTLVRERKIYPTPDGYFIVTPQTYFITPSLIRTNSKWYHLDERIPDRSQCTSPQPGTITPSASGCVRERTLPRNHCDSCHCCREDVHGVHTATLQRKTAKDCKDPYCPPSLCQVPPTEKSKNTVNFSYKTETLSKPKDSEKQSKKFGLKLFRLSFKKDKTKQLANFSAQFPPEEWPLRDEDTPTTIPREVEMEIIRRINPDLTVENVMRHTALMKKLEEEKAHRSKAGSSAHHSGRSKKSRTHRKSHGKSRSHSKTRVSKGDPSDGSHLDIPGEREYDFCDPLTRAPREGCFIIEHKGDNFIMHSNANVIESHFPMTPEWDVSGELAKRRTEMPFPEPSRGSSHSKVHRSHSHTQDRRSRNERSNKAKERSRSMDNSKGPLGASSLGMPEDLAEGCSQDDQTPSQSYIDDSTLRPAQTVSHQRAHISSTSYKEVCIPEIVSGSKEPPSACSLLEPGKLPESLPSFGELNSCPTKTAADDYFQCNTSSETVLTAPSPLGKNKEDHDTLTLAEGVKKLPLSDRQAPHPSREPVGHKEESPKGPGGGPAASGAVAEGIANGRLIQHHSAEPSSLDKRKEIFSKDTLFKPLHSTLSVNSYHKSSLSVLKSHQKTPADTLPGRCEKLEPSLGTSAAQAMPASQRQQESVGNQEASFDYYNVSDDDESEEGANKNTEEEKNRDDVGTMQWLLEREKERDLQRKFEKNLTLLAPKETDSSSNQRATHSARLDSMDSSSITVDSGFNSPRTRESLASNTSSIVESNRRQNPTWSPAHGGAGPAFNFRTSTDSPTNEAEKLQKPSSCLQASVTSV from the exons GTGTTCCCACCCCAAGCCAAGAAATTCTCCGGCATACGCTGAACACGCTGGTCCGGGAGCGGAAGATCTACCCGACTCCAGATGGCTACTTCATCGTAACCCCGCAGACCTATTTCATAACTCCTTCCCTCATAAGAACTAACAGTAAATGGTACCATTTGGATGAGAGGATACCTGACAGGTCTCAGTGTACCTCTCCCCAGCCCGGGACCATCACGCCCTCTGCCTCAGGCTGCGTCAGGGAAAGAACGTTGCCCAGGAACCACTGCGACTCTTGCCACTGCTGTAGGGAAGATGTGCACGGCGTGCACACGGCCACCCTGCAGAGGAAGACCGCCAAGGACTGCAAAGACCCGTactgccctccttccctctgccagGTGCCACCCACTGAAAAGAGCAAAAATACTGTCAACTTTTCGTATAAGACGGAAACTCTCTCCAAACCTAAAGATAGTGAAAAGCAGTCCAAAAAATTCGGACTCAAGTTATTCCGgctcagttttaaaaaagacaagACCAAACAGCTAGCCAATTTTTCCGCCCAGTTTCCTcccgaagagtggcccctgcgaGATGAGGACACGCCAACTACTATCCCTCGGGAGGTGGAAATGGAGATCATTAGGCGTATTAACCCAGACTTGACCGTGGAAAATGTCATGAGGCACACTGCACTAATGAAGAAACTTGAAGAAGAGAAAGCGCATAGGAGTAAAGCCGGGTCCTCCGCCCATCACAGCGGAAGAAGTAAAAAGAGTCGGACTCATCGCAAGTCCCACGGAAAGTCTCGGTCGCACAGCAAGACGCGAGTGTCCAAAGGAGACCCGTCAGATGGCTCCCATCTGGACATCCCGGGTGAAAGAGAGTATGACTTTTGCGATCCTCTTACCAGGGCTCCCCGGGAAGGCTGCTTCATCATCGAACACAAAGGTGATAACTTCATCATGCATAGCAATGCGAACGTGATTGAGTCTCATTTCCCCATGACTCCGGAATGGGACGTGTCTGGGGAACTGGCCAAAAGGAGAACTGAGATGCCTTTTCCTGAGCCTTCCCGGGGAAGCTCCCACTCAAAAGTGCACCGAAGCCACAGCCATACCCAGGACCGAAGGTCCAGGAATGAGAGATCCAACAAGGCCAAGGAGAGGTCCAGATCCATGGATAACTCTAAAGGTCCTCTGGGTGCTTCTTCTCTGGGGATGCCTGAAGACCTGGCTGAAGGCTGTAGCCAAGACGACCAGACCCCCAGCCAATCCTACATTGACGACAGTACTTTAAGGCCTGCACAGACTGTCAGTCATCAAAGGGCTCACATTTCGTCCACAAGCTACAAAGAGGTGTGTATTCCAGAAATAGTCAGTGGCAGCAAGGAACCTCCCAGTGCTTGCAGCCTCTTGGAGCCAGGCAAACTGCCCGAGAGTTTGCCATCCTTTGGTGAACTCAACTCTTGTCCAACAAAAACAGCTGCAGATGACTATTTCCAGTGTAACACCTCCAGCGAGACGGTGCTCACGGCGCCGTCACCTCTGGGAAAGAACAAAGAGGACCATGACACTCTGACCCTGGCGGAAGGGGTGAAAAAGCTGCCTCTGTCTGACAGGCAGGCCCCACatccctccagggagcctgtagGACACAAGGAGGAGTCGCCAAAGGGGCCGGGCGGGGGCCCAGCGGCTTCGGGCGCTGTGGCCGAAGGGATTGCCAATGGACGCCTCATCCAGCATCACAGTGCCGAGCCCAGCAGCCTggacaagaggaaagagatattcaGCAAAGACACACTGTTCAAACCTCTTCACAGCACCTTGTCTGTAAACAGctatcacaaatcaagcctgtcTGTCCTCAAATCTCACCAGAAGACACCTGCGGACACACTGCCAGGCCGATGTGAGAAACTGGAGCCGTCCCTAGGGACCTCGGCTGCACAAGCCATGCCAGCTTCCCAGCGTCAGCAGGAGTCAGTGGGGAACCAGGAGGCCTCTTTTGACTATTACAACGTCTCTGATGATGATGAGTCTGAGGAAGGGGCAAACAAGAacacagaggaggagaaaaacagagacGATGTGGGAACCATGCAGTGGCTCctggaaagggagaaggaaagagacttGCAGAGGAAATTTGAGAAGAACCTCACCCTCCTTGCCCCAAAGGAGACCGACAGCAGCAGCAACCAGAGGGCCACCCATTCGGCGCGTCTGGACAGCATGGACAGCAGCAGTATCACGGTGGACAGTGGATTCAACTCCCCACG CACTCGGGAGAGCCTGGCTTCCAACACATCAAGCATTGTTGAAAGTAACCGTCGTCAGAACCCTACCTGGAGCCCGGCCCACGGTGGAGCTGGCCCGGCCTTCAATTTCCGAACAAGTACGGACAGCCCCACAAATGAAGCTGAGAAATTACAGAAACCTTCCAGCTGCTTGCAAGCTTCTGTTACTAGCGTGTGA